The following are encoded in a window of Merismopedia glauca CCAP 1448/3 genomic DNA:
- the purH gene encoding bifunctional phosphoribosylaminoimidazolecarboxamide formyltransferase/IMP cyclohydrolase, translating into MSRLALLSTSNKTGIVDFANQLINEFGFEIISSGGTAQTLKDAGLPVVKVSDYTKFPEILGGRVKTLNPKIHGGILARRDLVEHRQDLETHGIRPIDLVVVNLYPFVEAIAKPNITLPEAIEQIDIGGPAMIRAAAKNYANLTVLCNPERYDDYLGEFRNNQGDISLEFRQARAYEAFSHTAEYDRAIASYLFNIQASAPLTEKFTLSGAQIQSLRYGENPHQKAAWYQSGNTKTGWAAATKLQGKELSYNNLVDLESARQIVAEFNDSAAAVIIKHTNPCGVAVADRISEAYEKAFQADSVSAFGGIVALNRPIDVSTAQFLTQTFLECIVAPGCDKEAEEILAKKSNLRILISPDLTHGSQPVVKTIAGGFLVQDADDLVADPSSWQIVTKKQPTEAELAELLFAWRVCKHVKSNAIVVTNNRTTSGVGAGQMNRVGSVKIALEQAGDKAEGGFLASDGFFPFDDSVRTASQAGIKAIVQPGGSMRDADSIAAADELGLVMVFTGVRHFLH; encoded by the coding sequence ATGTCACGTCTGGCACTGCTAAGTACATCCAACAAAACTGGAATAGTTGATTTTGCTAATCAATTGATAAATGAATTTGGATTTGAAATTATTAGCAGTGGCGGAACGGCTCAAACTCTAAAAGATGCTGGATTACCAGTGGTGAAAGTCTCTGACTATACCAAATTTCCTGAGATTTTAGGTGGAAGAGTCAAAACCTTAAATCCCAAGATTCATGGGGGAATTTTAGCCCGTCGAGATTTAGTTGAACATAGACAAGATTTGGAAACTCATGGAATTCGCCCGATAGATTTAGTGGTAGTTAATCTCTATCCATTTGTGGAGGCGATCGCTAAACCTAACATTACCTTACCCGAAGCTATAGAACAAATTGATATTGGCGGCCCCGCTATGATTCGTGCGGCGGCTAAAAACTACGCTAATTTGACGGTTTTGTGCAATCCAGAGCGATATGATGACTATCTGGGAGAGTTCAGAAATAATCAGGGGGATATCTCCCTAGAATTTCGTCAAGCACGTGCTTATGAAGCTTTTAGCCACACGGCTGAGTACGATAGAGCGATCGCTTCCTACCTCTTTAACATTCAAGCTTCAGCCCCATTAACCGAAAAATTTACTCTATCAGGCGCACAAATCCAATCTTTGCGGTATGGCGAAAACCCCCATCAAAAAGCCGCTTGGTATCAAAGTGGAAATACTAAAACTGGTTGGGCAGCAGCGACTAAGTTACAGGGAAAAGAACTAAGCTACAATAATTTGGTAGATTTAGAATCCGCCCGTCAGATTGTGGCAGAATTCAACGATTCTGCGGCTGCGGTGATTATTAAACATACCAATCCTTGCGGGGTGGCTGTAGCTGATAGGATCTCAGAAGCTTACGAAAAAGCGTTCCAAGCGGATTCAGTCTCTGCATTTGGAGGAATTGTTGCCTTAAATCGTCCCATAGATGTATCTACCGCCCAATTTTTAACCCAGACTTTTTTGGAGTGTATAGTTGCACCTGGATGCGACAAAGAGGCTGAGGAGATTTTAGCCAAGAAATCTAATCTGAGAATCCTAATTTCTCCCGATTTGACTCATGGGAGTCAACCAGTCGTGAAAACTATTGCTGGCGGTTTCCTGGTGCAAGATGCTGACGATTTGGTTGCAGATCCAAGTTCCTGGCAAATAGTGACTAAAAAACAGCCTACAGAAGCAGAATTGGCAGAATTACTCTTTGCTTGGCGGGTATGCAAACACGTTAAATCTAATGCCATAGTAGTCACCAATAATCGGACTACTAGTGGGGTAGGTGCGGGACAGATGAATCGCGTCGGCTCAGTCAAAATTGCCCTAGAACAAGCGGGAGATAAAGCTGAAGGGGGATTCCTCGCTAGCGATGGTTTCTTCCCCTTCGATGACTCAGTACGCACCGCCTCTCAAGCTGGAATTAAAGCTATAGTCCAACCAGGGGGTAGCATGAGAGATGCAGATTCCATTGCTGCGGCTGACGAACTTGGGTTAGTGATGGTGTTTACAGGGGTGCGTCACTTTTTGCATTAG
- a CDS encoding chorismate lyase: MTLTTTSAQILPTSWHTLNPLWQGGEAEVSKGLPHSQLAPAWQILLLGDGSPTRHLQLVTREPIEVDVIDMSPIGMTADNAPAEIIAVPGPRLRRQVWLRTASGQRLAYATSWWEAAHVDEYLQNRSLPIWASLARLRTELYRDVQGIYYGNSPALETAFGESGPFWGRHYLFWHHQQPFTLIYEVFSPYLTRYLGNMGAD; the protein is encoded by the coding sequence TTGACTCTCACCACAACATCAGCCCAAATATTGCCTACCTCTTGGCATACCCTGAACCCGCTCTGGCAAGGAGGAGAAGCAGAAGTGAGCAAAGGACTGCCCCACAGTCAACTTGCTCCAGCTTGGCAAATTTTACTCCTAGGAGATGGTTCCCCCACCCGACATCTACAGCTAGTTACTAGAGAACCAATTGAAGTAGACGTAATTGATATGTCCCCCATTGGCATGACGGCTGATAATGCCCCTGCGGAAATTATAGCAGTACCAGGACCACGCCTCCGTCGGCAAGTTTGGTTGCGAACTGCTTCAGGACAGAGACTAGCCTATGCTACATCTTGGTGGGAAGCGGCTCATGTGGATGAATACTTACAAAACCGTTCTTTACCCATTTGGGCAAGTTTAGCGCGTCTCCGCACCGAATTGTATCGCGACGTTCAAGGAATTTACTACGGGAATTCACCAGCATTAGAAACTGCTTTTGGAGAATCAGGTCCTTTCTGGGGGCGGCATTACTTATTTTGGCATCATCAACAACCATTCACTCTAATTTATGAAGTCTTTTCTCCTTACCTAACTAGATATTTAGGCAATATGGGCGCAGATTGA
- a CDS encoding DUF3318 domain-containing protein, with amino-acid sequence MTYYAGTPSAQAELSELRRLKTLLPPELQSWVSVESTTEVNPPLVRCEEIGKDQVEIQIDLAKWEQLAMDQRNLLFWHEVARIQNDTIPRDGWEMAALAIGLGGAVGELWVQDGLLLLLALGLCGFSGYRLYMKNNGDTQLQESVAADEKAIGLATRFGYSLPNAYKSLGSALKTLLEQTPNKRQRRSYESRLQALRRSASKAKNRAQQANEGLK; translated from the coding sequence ATGACATATTATGCTGGTACGCCTTCTGCTCAAGCTGAATTGAGCGAACTCCGGCGTTTGAAGACTTTATTACCACCAGAATTACAAAGTTGGGTCAGTGTTGAGAGTACAACTGAAGTAAATCCCCCACTAGTTCGTTGTGAAGAAATCGGTAAAGATCAAGTAGAAATCCAGATTGACTTGGCTAAGTGGGAACAGTTGGCGATGGACCAGCGCAATTTATTATTTTGGCATGAAGTCGCCAGAATTCAGAATGACACTATACCCAGAGATGGATGGGAAATGGCAGCTTTGGCAATTGGTTTGGGTGGTGCTGTCGGAGAGTTGTGGGTACAAGATGGCTTGTTACTGTTATTGGCTTTAGGACTATGTGGCTTCTCTGGTTATCGCCTCTACATGAAAAATAATGGAGATACCCAGTTACAAGAGTCTGTCGCGGCAGATGAAAAAGCTATAGGCTTAGCGACACGGTTTGGTTACTCACTTCCCAATGCCTACAAAAGTTTGGGTAGTGCTTTGAAAACTTTACTAGAACAAACACCAAATAAGCGTCAGCGTCGTAGCTATGAGTCTAGGCTTCAAGCTTTAAGACGTAGTGCTTCTAAAGCCAAAAATCGCGCTCAGCAAGCTAACGAAGGGTTAAAGTAA
- a CDS encoding ELWxxDGT repeat protein: MSLTIPTLLGVTAQAQAVRWDLTSALVSNGQNTVFFVGYNPKTGQELWKTDGTRQGTVLLKDIFPGPRDSFPSELTIVNGILFFTAENPKNGRELWKSDGTRQGTKLVKDIIPGEESSEPSGLTNVRGKLFFSANETAIGQELWQSNGTDLGTNLVKDINPGSASSAPSNLINSNGFLFFIANDGESGTEVWRSDGTELGTNLVADINLGTQGSLPSSLTNVFGTIYFKACNAIFGCELWKTRGTAASTHLVKDINPGKANANPSGLINIQGTLYFKAFDPEREFNVWQTNGSEKTTVRLKDLYSPIYPLESTDLVYVRDSFYFPGFSPRFGVELWQIKSGQSRSTFLKDINRGVGSSEPQNLTKFNGDLYFSAFTEAFGRELWKTDGTSQGTVLVKDIESGSGNSEPTDLTTMKNLLLFTVQNPNTGTRELWRTDGIGRNTMKVYP, translated from the coding sequence TTGAGCCTGACAATACCAACTTTATTGGGTGTAACGGCTCAAGCTCAAGCAGTTCGCTGGGATCTAACATCTGCCTTAGTGTCTAACGGTCAGAATACGGTATTTTTTGTGGGTTATAATCCCAAAACTGGTCAAGAACTTTGGAAAACTGATGGTACACGCCAAGGAACTGTTTTACTTAAAGACATTTTTCCAGGTCCGAGAGATAGTTTCCCGTCAGAACTAACAATAGTCAATGGGATACTCTTTTTTACAGCCGAAAATCCTAAAAATGGCAGAGAACTTTGGAAAAGTGATGGTACACGCCAAGGAACAAAACTTGTTAAAGACATTATTCCTGGAGAAGAAAGTAGTGAACCTTCGGGACTGACAAATGTGAGAGGAAAATTATTTTTTAGTGCCAACGAAACCGCAATAGGTCAAGAACTATGGCAAAGTAATGGTACTGATTTAGGTACGAATTTAGTTAAAGATATCAATCCAGGCTCTGCCAGTTCTGCTCCCTCTAATTTAATTAATAGCAATGGGTTTTTGTTTTTCATCGCTAATGATGGTGAGAGTGGAACTGAGGTTTGGCGTAGCGATGGTACTGAGTTAGGTACAAATTTGGTTGCAGATATCAATTTAGGGACTCAAGGTTCTTTGCCCTCAAGTTTGACCAATGTTTTTGGTACTATTTACTTCAAAGCCTGTAATGCAATATTTGGGTGTGAGCTATGGAAAACTAGAGGTACTGCTGCTAGCACCCATTTAGTCAAAGATATCAATCCAGGTAAAGCTAATGCTAATCCTAGTGGCTTAATTAATATTCAAGGTACTTTATACTTCAAAGCTTTCGATCCTGAAAGAGAGTTTAATGTTTGGCAAACCAATGGTTCAGAAAAGACTACTGTGCGACTTAAAGATCTCTACTCTCCAATATATCCTTTAGAATCTACCGATCTTGTCTATGTGCGAGACTCATTTTACTTTCCTGGGTTTAGTCCTCGTTTTGGAGTGGAATTGTGGCAAATAAAATCTGGTCAATCAAGGTCTACTTTCCTAAAAGATATTAATCGTGGTGTTGGTAGTTCAGAACCCCAAAATCTGACCAAATTTAATGGTGATTTATATTTTAGTGCTTTTACAGAAGCATTTGGTAGAGAGCTTTGGAAAACAGATGGCACTAGTCAAGGAACTGTATTAGTCAAAGATATTGAGAGTGGTTCTGGAAACTCTGAACCCACAGATTTGACTACTATGAAGAATTTATTATTATTTACAGTCCAAAATCCGAATACTGGCACCAGAGAGTTGTGGCGTACTGATGGTATCGGTAGAAATACTATGAAAGTATATCCCTAA
- a CDS encoding argininosuccinate synthase, translating to MGRAKKVVLAYSGGVDTSVCIPYLKHEWGVEDVITLAADLGQGEELGPIKEKALKSGASQSLVVNAQEIFVKDYAFAALKANALYENQYPLSTALARPLIAKLLVEAAEEYGADAVAHGCTGKGNDQVRFDVSIAALNPNIKVLAPAREWGMSREETIAYGEKYGIPTPVKKSSPYSIDRNLLGRSVEAGVLEDPETEPPEEVYDLTKAIADTPDTPEYVEISFEQGLPIALNGENLAPIELITRLNKLAGDSGVGRIDMMENRLVGIKSREIYETPALLVLIQAHRDLESLTLTADVSHYKRGVEETYSQIIYNGLWYSPLKAALDAFIDRTQERVSGSVKIKLFKGTSKVVGRKSQNSLYTPDLATYGAEDKFDHKAAEGFIYVWGLPTRVWSQKIRD from the coding sequence ATGGGTCGTGCGAAGAAGGTTGTACTAGCCTACTCTGGTGGTGTAGATACCTCTGTGTGTATACCTTACCTAAAACACGAGTGGGGTGTAGAAGATGTGATTACTTTGGCGGCAGATTTGGGACAAGGGGAAGAATTAGGACCCATCAAGGAAAAGGCTCTAAAATCGGGTGCTAGTCAGTCCTTGGTGGTGAATGCTCAAGAAATATTTGTGAAAGACTATGCTTTTGCCGCTTTAAAAGCAAATGCTTTATACGAAAATCAGTATCCTTTATCGACAGCTTTAGCCAGACCATTGATTGCGAAATTGTTAGTGGAAGCAGCCGAGGAATATGGTGCGGATGCAGTAGCTCATGGTTGTACGGGTAAAGGTAACGATCAAGTTAGGTTTGATGTCTCAATTGCCGCTTTAAACCCCAACATCAAGGTTTTAGCACCAGCTAGAGAGTGGGGAATGAGTCGGGAGGAAACGATTGCTTACGGGGAAAAATACGGCATCCCCACGCCAGTAAAAAAATCATCTCCCTATAGTATCGATCGCAATTTGTTAGGACGGAGCGTAGAAGCTGGTGTTTTAGAAGATCCAGAAACTGAACCACCAGAAGAAGTTTACGACCTGACTAAGGCTATAGCTGATACTCCAGATACCCCAGAATACGTGGAGATTAGTTTCGAGCAGGGTCTGCCGATCGCTTTAAATGGTGAGAATTTGGCACCTATCGAGCTAATTACTAGATTAAATAAATTAGCTGGCGATAGTGGTGTGGGACGGATCGATATGATGGAAAACCGTCTAGTCGGGATTAAATCGCGAGAAATCTATGAGACACCAGCCTTACTAGTTTTGATTCAAGCACATCGAGATTTAGAAAGTTTGACTCTCACCGCAGATGTCAGTCACTATAAGCGAGGTGTAGAAGAAACCTACAGTCAAATTATCTATAACGGTCTGTGGTACAGTCCCCTCAAAGCTGCTTTGGATGCGTTTATCGATCGCACTCAAGAGAGAGTTTCTGGTAGCGTGAAAATCAAGTTATTTAAAGGTACTAGCAAGGTTGTGGGACGTAAATCCCAGAATTCTCTCTATACTCCCGATTTGGCTACCTATGGCGCGGAAGATAAATTCGATCACAAAGCGGCTGAAGGTTTTATCTATGTTTGGGGTTTACCTACAAGGGTTTGGTCGCAAAAAATCAGAGATTGA
- a CDS encoding DedA family protein, with amino-acid sequence MSLEFVSLEKIEEIARDFGYLAVFIGILLENLGIPAPGETFTLVGGFLAGNGELNYWYLLADTIVAAIIGATCGYGIGRYGGWEMLLRLGQFFRIPEVRLADLKTKFSENAAKAVFFGRFVALLRIFVGLMAGIVEMPFGQFMLFNVTGAIVWSTVMLSISFFIGRIVSLEQLVGWMAQFALLALLIAVGVIVVPIWWESRQAKASLDKDSSS; translated from the coding sequence ATGTCTCTGGAATTCGTCTCCTTAGAAAAGATTGAGGAAATAGCCCGCGACTTCGGTTATCTAGCTGTTTTCATCGGCATTTTATTAGAGAACCTAGGTATTCCTGCACCAGGAGAAACTTTCACCTTAGTAGGAGGTTTTTTAGCAGGTAATGGAGAACTGAATTACTGGTATCTGCTGGCTGATACCATTGTAGCTGCAATTATTGGTGCTACTTGTGGGTACGGAATTGGTAGATATGGCGGTTGGGAAATGTTGCTGCGATTAGGGCAATTTTTCCGGATTCCTGAAGTTCGGTTGGCAGATCTGAAAACTAAGTTTAGTGAAAATGCAGCTAAAGCCGTATTTTTCGGCAGGTTTGTTGCCCTATTGCGGATTTTTGTGGGATTGATGGCAGGAATTGTCGAAATGCCCTTTGGACAGTTCATGTTATTTAACGTCACGGGAGCGATCGTTTGGTCCACCGTGATGTTAAGTATTTCGTTTTTTATAGGTAGAATTGTCTCTTTAGAGCAATTAGTTGGTTGGATGGCTCAGTTTGCTTTGCTGGCGCTTTTGATCGCTGTAGGGGTGATTGTGGTTCCCATTTGGTGGGAGTCTCGTCAAGCTAAGGCTTCATTAGATAAGGATAGCTCTAGTTGA
- a CDS encoding Ycf34 family protein yields the protein MCICVNCHYVDRCTTYHAVETQHQELHLTDHPDFEAIEPEINVNIRTNVDEIQMEWDVVGCASFLRETGKWSRLRPGELIPT from the coding sequence ATGTGTATCTGCGTCAACTGTCATTATGTCGATCGCTGCACTACCTATCATGCAGTAGAAACCCAGCATCAAGAACTTCACCTCACAGACCATCCAGATTTTGAAGCGATCGAGCCAGAAATTAACGTCAATATCCGCACTAATGTAGATGAGATCCAAATGGAATGGGATGTGGTTGGCTGTGCTAGTTTTCTGAGGGAAACTGGTAAATGGTCTCGCTTGCGCCCTGGAGAATTAATTCCCACTTAA
- a CDS encoding SDR family oxidoreductase — MSDRQNQLQPPQYQDRHMGIESEMIPPPQSTGSQYRSSGKLEGKIALITGGDSGIGRAVAILFAKEGADVAIGYLEEDEDATETKRLVEEQGRKCVCLPGDIGDEEFCQQMVQKTVAQLGGLDILVNNAAEQHPQESIEDISREQLERTFKTNIFSMFYLTKAALPHLKEGSTIINSTSVTAYKGNSSLLDYSTTKGAIVSFTRSLSQSLTPKKIRVNAVAPGPVWTPLIVSTFPPDKVATFGAQVPMQRAAQPEEIAPSYVFLASEDSSYISGQILHPNGGDIVNG, encoded by the coding sequence ATGAGCGATCGCCAAAATCAATTACAACCTCCCCAGTATCAAGATCGCCATATGGGGATAGAGTCAGAAATGATCCCACCTCCACAATCAACTGGTTCTCAATACCGTAGTAGCGGTAAGCTAGAAGGCAAAATTGCCCTGATTACTGGTGGAGATAGTGGAATTGGTAGAGCCGTAGCTATTTTATTTGCTAAAGAAGGTGCTGATGTAGCAATTGGTTATCTCGAAGAAGACGAAGATGCGACAGAAACCAAACGCCTAGTAGAAGAACAAGGACGAAAGTGCGTATGTCTTCCTGGAGATATTGGAGATGAGGAATTTTGTCAACAGATGGTACAAAAAACTGTAGCCCAGTTAGGTGGGTTAGACATCTTAGTCAATAATGCCGCAGAACAGCATCCTCAAGAAAGTATTGAAGATATTAGTCGTGAACAACTGGAAAGAACTTTCAAAACTAATATTTTCTCTATGTTCTATCTGACTAAAGCAGCGTTACCCCACCTCAAGGAAGGTAGCACAATTATTAATTCGACTTCAGTTACTGCGTATAAGGGTAACTCTAGTTTGCTAGATTATTCTACTACCAAGGGCGCAATAGTCAGCTTCACGCGATCGCTGTCTCAATCCCTCACTCCTAAGAAAATTCGCGTCAATGCAGTCGCCCCAGGACCAGTTTGGACACCTTTGATTGTTTCTACCTTCCCACCCGATAAAGTGGCTACTTTTGGCGCTCAAGTACCTATGCAGCGCGCCGCCCAGCCTGAAGAAATCGCCCCTAGCTATGTCTTTTTAGCTTCTGAAGATTCTTCTTATATTTCTGGTCAAATTCTTCATCCTAAT